The genomic DNA TTGACGCGTGCGCAGCGCGGCGGCCGCCGCGGCTACGTCGGAGTACCCGGTGCGCACCCCGGACGCCACCACCGTCCCGGTCGGACCGGACAACACGAAGGAAGGTTCGTCGGCTCCCGGGGTCACGTCGAGACCGGTTCGCGGTGCGCGGTCAACCCCAGCGACTTCAGTTGCCGCAGACCGTGTTCGAATCCGCACACCGCCACTGACGCGGGCCCGAAGCCGTACCGGGCGCCTTCGCGCAGGGGCTGTTCGACCCAGCGGGTGACCACCGAACGGGAGAAGTGGCCGTGCCCGACGAACACCACATCGCGTTCGGACATGTGCTCCAGCGCCAGGTTGACGGCCTGGTCGGCGCGCATGCTGACCTGATCGACGCTTTCGCCGCCCGGGCACCCGTAGGTCCACAGCAGCCAGCCGGGGACGTTCTTGCGGATGTCGTGGGTGGTGACGCCCTCGTAGTCACCGTAGTCCCACTCCGACAGCAGGGGGGTCACCTCGTCGACGGTCAGTCCCGCCAGCTCGGCGGTGGCCAACGCCCGGCGGCGCGGACTGGAGAACACGATGGGGTTCAGCAAGCCCAGGTGATCGAGCGCCAGAGCCGCCAGCCGGGCCTGCTCCCGTCCGTCGTCGGTGAGTTCCAGGTCGGTGGTACTGGTGTGCTGACCGGACTTCGACCAC from Mycolicibacterium tokaiense includes the following:
- a CDS encoding acid phosphatase — protein: MSVGKHRLVLLRHGETEWSKSGQHTSTTDLELTDDGREQARLAALALDHLGLLNPIVFSSPRRRALATAELAGLTVDEVTPLLSEWDYGDYEGVTTHDIRKNVPGWLLWTYGCPGGESVDQVSMRADQAVNLALEHMSERDVVFVGHGHFSRSVVTRWVEQPLREGARYGFGPASVAVCGFEHGLRQLKSLGLTAHREPVST